The genomic interval CGATCATTGGTATTGTGGTGGTTGGACCGGACCGCCTGCCAGAGGTGGTGCGCACGATCGCCATTTATCTGCGCAAATTGCGCCGTACGTTTCATAATGTAAAAAGCGATATCGAGCACGAACTCGATCTGGATAACCTGCGCTCGCAAATCCACGACCTTGATGTCGAAGACCATATTAAAAAGCTTAATCAATCGGTGATGGATATGGATCGCGAGGTACGCGATGAGTTCGACGCACTCGATGCCGAACTGC from Suttonella sp. R2A3 carries:
- the tatB gene encoding Sec-independent protein translocase protein TatB, encoding MFDIGFWELATIAIIGIVVVGPDRLPEVVRTIAIYLRKLRRTFHNVKSDIEHELDLDNLRSQIHDLDVEDHIKKLNQSVMDMDREVRDEFDALDAELRDTQSPSHNADEFADTGVEELPERMRAKPATAEEDSKDSPE